A genomic window from Fusarium oxysporum Fo47 chromosome X, complete sequence includes:
- a CDS encoding SGNH hydrolase-type esterase domain-containing protein: MFKQRSHETHHKTHVPEIKANPGEYTVAVLGDSLFERFKTTGKFVSVEPSVDEIFKLRSHQTHHNTHVPQSKNNPGQYTTAILGAIGAERFKATGRILNINKDSRILNLGVGGDKILNAQYRMDQGLVRLLKQHQPNIKTMYIHMGSNNLKKQGLLKGDADAYGALIKQLRTEFPDMTIVITALFIQRGLGLDVIEDANNKLKAIADENECEFLPFGDDQAGIMSEDNVHLNEFGYRKWNEILVNDMNSR, translated from the coding sequence ATGTTCAAGCAACGATCTCACGAGACTCACCATAAGACTCATGTCCCCGAGATTAAGGCTAATCCGGGTGAGTACACCGTCGCTGTCCTCGGCGACAGCCTCTTCGAGCGATTCAAAACAACCGGTAAATTCGTGAGCGTCGAACCATCCGTCGACGAGATATTCAAGCTTCGATCTCACCAAACCCATCACAACACCCACGTTCCCCAGAGCAAGAACAACCCGGGCCAATACACCACCGCTATCCTCGGCGCCATCGGTGCAGAGCGCTTCAAGGCCACGGGCCGAATCCtgaacatcaacaaagacTCGCGTATCCTCAACCTCGGTGTTGGGGGTGACAAGATCTTGAATGCTCAATACCGCATGGACCAAGGTCTCGTCCGCCTTCTCAAGCAGCATCAGCCAAATATCAAGACTATGTACATCCACATGGGATCCAACAATCTCAAGAAGCAGGGTCTTCTAAAGGGCGATGCGGATGCTTACGGTGCGTTGATCAAGCAGCTGCGCACTGAGTTTCCTGACATgaccatcgtcatcactgCTTTGTTCATCCAGCGCggtctgggtcttgatgtGATTGAGGACGCCAataacaagctcaaggctatAGCTGATGAGAATGAGTGCGAGTTCCTCCCTTTTGGAGATGACCAGGCGGGGATTATGAGTGAGGACAATGTTCACTTGAACGAGTTTGGGTATCGCAAGTGGAACGAGATCCTGGTCAACGACATGAACAGCCGCTGA
- a CDS encoding Phophatidylserine decarboxylase-domain-containing protein yields MTSLPLTAHRPIGKWLPEQRSAIQDWIASKLKQAKKRNYASLDPNPKIDAFQNLVNDTPYLKTLANDMFTQSSKYYDPTGEPALKTFDEFIAVVRLIIQSAPPFFDKQDPPTAMGMIGFPINAVLDWPMGTIAGYEFWLLPEVNASFKGVLDTWGSFLESSGSQSGLEGWLSKDALHMFATVANTGELCGPTFDEIFICDPSAKYYGYKSWDDFFTREFREGMRPIVCPDDAPPTPEYPDPTLVITNACESAPLQVAEHVKLHDQFWLKSQPYSLDRMLNSNPNTSKLVDGTVYQAFLSAKSYHRWHAPVSGKVVDIELVPGSYYSENYFEGLAGNPDDPDPAAPNYSQPYISAVATRGIIWIQADNPKIGLMAIVFIGMAEVSGCEFIVEKDAHITKGQQIGMFHFGGSSHCMIFQPGVKLLWKRPPPYDMDTENNSRVNSLLAVVGN; encoded by the coding sequence ATGACCTCACTCCCTCTCACAGCCCATCGCCCCATCGGCAAATGGCTTCCCGAGCAACGCTCAGCGATCCAGGACTGGATcgcctccaagctcaagcaaGCCAAAAAGAGGAACTATGCTTCTCTTGACCCCAACCCCAAGATCGATGCTTTTCAGAATCTCGTCAATGACACCCCCTACCTCAAGACTCTTGCCAACGACATGTTCACTCAATCTTCCAAGTACTATGACCCCACTGGTGAACCAGCCCTCAAGACCTTTGATGAATTCATCGCTGTCGTCAGGCTCATTATCCAATCTGCCCCTCCCTTCTTTGATAAGCAAGATCCTCCTACTGCCATGGGGATGATTGGGTTTCCTATTAATGCTGTGCTTGATTGGCCCATGGGAACTATTGCTGGCTATGAGTTCTGGCTTCTCCCCGAGGTCAACGCCTCGTTCAAGGGTGTTCTTGACACTTGGGGTTCGTTCTTGGAGTCTTCTGGCTCCCAGTCCGGTCTAGAGGGTTGGTTATCCAAGGATGCCCTCCATATGTTTGCCACTGTAGCCAACACTGGTGAACTTTGCGGCCCAACATTTGATGAGATCTTCATTTGCGATCCATCCGCAAAATACTATGGCTACAAGTCGTGGGACGATTTCTTCACGCGAGAGTTCAGAGAGGGCATGCGCCCGATCGTCTGTCCAGACGACGCCCCTCCAACCCCAGAATATCCTGATCCAACCCTCGTCATCACCAATGCATGCGAATCCGCTCCCCTCCAAGTCGCCGAGCACGTCAAGCTCCACGATCAATTCTGGCTCAAGTCCCAACCATACTCCCTCGATAGAATGCTCAACTCCAACCCCAACACCAGCAAACTCGTCGACGGCACCGTTTACCAAGCCTTCCTCAGTGCAAAGAGCTATCATCGCTGGCACGCGCCCGTCAGTGGTAAAGTCGTCGACATTGAGCTCGTTCCCGGGTCGTACTACAGTGAGAACTACTTTGAGGGCCTGGCGGGTAATCCAGATGATCCTGACCCCGCGGCGCCGAACTACTCGCAGCCTTATATCAGCGCAGTAGCTACACGGGGTATTATCTGGATTCAGGCTGATAACCCCAAGATTGGGCTCATGGCTATTGTGTTCATCGGCATGGCTGAAGTGTCAGGCTGTGAGTTTATTGTTGAGAAGGACGCTCATATTACAAAGGGACAGCAGATTGGCATGTTTCACTTTGGTGGAAGTTCGCACTGCATGATCTTCCAGCCGGGTGTTAAGCTGTTGTGGAAGCGTCCGCCTCCTTATGATATGGATACGGAGAATAACAGCCGCGTGAACAGTCTGCTGGCTGTTGTCGGTAACTAG
- a CDS encoding FAD dependent oxidoreductase, whose protein sequence is MARSVAPLNKDSSILIIGAGTFGISTAYHLAKRGYTNIVCIDRHPWPSLDSAGHDLNKVMRTEYDEPLYTRLALEALEAWRDPEWHDVFFETGRITTTTGDKKAESFLEKSYENLKRAGKAQNLELISGRDEIVQCVPQLKNAVGIENWKGLYNSLGGWVHARKALEKWASQSERMGVNFISGLGGTMTGLELDTSGSFTGIRVASGGVLHADHYILSTGAASPQLLPELSQQLWSKCWTLGHIQLTDAEAAEWKGVPVIDNYELGFMFEPDPDTKLIKICDNNPGYQYQKGTFIDENGKTTHYSIPRYSSDHPQDGIPHEAEVAIRKFINTVMPQFSDRPLLDARVCWCTDSPDAHWLIDRHPKHKDLLLATGDSGHAFKMFPIIGKYIADALESRETGLKKDWAYGGRVAKPASHRPDTEIKDLRDVMGIKTETKL, encoded by the exons ATGGCCCGTTCAGTAGCACCTCTAAACAAGGATTCgtccatcctcatcatcggagC GGGCACATTCGGTATCAGTACAGCCTACCATCTAGCTAAGCGTGGCTATACCAACATCGTATGTATCGACCGCCACCCATGGCCCAGTCTAGACTCTGCTGGTCATGACTTGAACAAGGTGATGCGTACTGAGTACGACGAACCACTTTACACGCGACTTGCTTTAGAAGCTCTTGAAGCATGGAGAGATCCAGAATGGCATGATGTCTTTTTTGAAACC GGACGTATTACTACTACGACAGGCGACAAAAAAGCCGAGTCTTTTCTTGAAAAGTCTTACGAGAACCTCAAGAGGGCAGGAAAGGCTCAGAACCTAGAACTCATCAGTGGCAGAGACGAGATTGTCCAATGTGTTCCCCAGCTAAAGAATGCCGTTGGGATCGAGAACTGGAAAGGTCTTTACAACAGTCTCGGCGGTTGGGTCCATGCACGAAAAGCCCTTGAGAAATGGGCTTCTCAATCTGAGAGGATGGGCGTCAATTTCATCTCGGGCCTTGGTGGCACAATGACTGGTCTTGAACTCGATACTTCCGGCTCATTCACAGGAATCCGTGTCGCTTCTGGTGGGGTTCTTCATGCAGATCACTACATCCTCAGCACGGGCGCTGCATCGCCGCAACTACTGCCCGAGCTGTCACAGCAGTTGTGGTCAAAATGCTGGACGTTAGGGCATATTCAGCTTACTGATGCAGAAGCTGCCGAGTGGAAGGGAGTTCCCGTGATTGACAACTATGAACTTGGGTTCATGTTTGAGCCAGATCCAGATACAA AGCTGATCAAGATCTGCGACAATAATCCCGGATATCAGTACCAAAAAGGCACCTTCATCGACGAGAACGGCAAAACAACTCACTACTCAATCCCCCGGTACTCAAGCGATCATCCCCAAGACGGCATTCCACACGAAGCCGAAGTCGCCATCAGAAAATTCATCAACACCGTCATGCCTCAATTCTCCGACCGCCCTCTTCTTGATGCACGTGTATGCTGGTGCACTGATTCACCCGATGCACACTGGCTAATCGATCGCCATCCAAAACATaaagaccttcttctcgcAACAGGCGACTCTGGGCACGCGTTCAAAATGTTTCCGATCATTGGGAAGTATATTGCCGATGCATTGGAAAGTCGTGAGACGGGATTGAAGAAGGACTGGGCTTATGGAGGACGGGTTGCGAAACCGGCTTCCCATCGACCTGAtactgagatcaaggactTGAGGGATGTTATGGGTATCAAGACTGAAACGAAGCTGTAA